In one Cystobacter fuscus DSM 2262 genomic region, the following are encoded:
- a CDS encoding ISAzo13-like element ISCfu1 family transposase: protein METVIRTKYEAISPVLDERARRLWAAAESQAIGYGGDAIVSAATGLARATIRAGRAELEQGVTATKRVRQPGAGRPNIERTQLGVKKALERLVSPLTRGDPMAPLRWTCKSKAHLADALSKEGFSVSATTVGHLLHELGYSLQAMRKSQEGTSHPDRNAQFEHINEMAADFQQRNQPVISVDTKKKELVGDFKNAGQEWQPKKTPEKVQVHDFPDDAIGKAIPHGVYDMARNEAWVSIGLDHDTPAFAVASIRQWWRTMGLQSYPHATELLITADAGGSNGYRPRAWKLELQRFADETGLHISVCHFPPGTSKWNKIEHRLFCHITQNWRGRPLISYATIVNLIGSTHTATGLHVKARLDRKGYPTGGKISNAEVKRLALKKSKFHGEWNYEISPRKLAN, encoded by the coding sequence TTGGAAACCGTCATCCGGACGAAGTACGAAGCCATCTCTCCAGTGCTTGACGAGCGAGCTCGCCGCCTTTGGGCAGCTGCTGAGTCTCAAGCCATTGGCTACGGCGGTGACGCGATTGTTTCGGCAGCCACGGGCCTGGCCCGCGCGACAATCCGTGCTGGTCGTGCGGAATTGGAGCAAGGCGTGACGGCGACGAAGCGTGTGCGCCAGCCTGGAGCTGGTCGTCCGAACATTGAAAGGACGCAACTCGGAGTGAAGAAGGCTCTCGAGCGACTGGTATCCCCTCTCACGCGGGGGGATCCGATGGCGCCGCTGCGCTGGACTTGCAAGAGCAAAGCTCATCTGGCGGACGCTCTGAGCAAGGAGGGGTTTTCTGTGAGCGCCACGACAGTGGGCCATCTGCTGCACGAATTGGGTTACAGCCTTCAGGCGATGCGCAAGAGTCAAGAAGGCACGTCGCACCCTGATAGGAATGCGCAGTTCGAGCACATCAACGAAATGGCTGCGGACTTCCAGCAGCGCAACCAACCGGTTATCTCCGTTGACACCAAGAAGAAGGAGTTGGTGGGCGACTTCAAGAACGCGGGCCAGGAATGGCAGCCCAAGAAAACGCCCGAGAAGGTGCAGGTGCACGACTTCCCCGATGATGCAATCGGCAAGGCCATCCCCCACGGCGTGTATGACATGGCGCGCAATGAAGCATGGGTGAGCATCGGTCTGGACCACGATACACCGGCCTTCGCGGTAGCGTCGATTCGCCAATGGTGGAGGACGATGGGGCTGCAATCCTATCCGCACGCTACCGAGTTGTTGATCACAGCGGATGCAGGCGGCAGCAACGGCTATCGGCCCCGTGCATGGAAGCTTGAATTGCAGCGATTCGCCGACGAAACCGGCTTGCATATATCTGTCTGCCACTTTCCGCCAGGCACAAGCAAGTGGAACAAGATCGAGCATCGCCTCTTCTGCCATATTACCCAGAACTGGCGAGGCCGCCCACTCATCAGCTACGCCACGATAGTGAATCTCATTGGCAGCACGCATACAGCAACGGGACTTCACGTGAAGGCAAGGCTCGACCGTAAGGGCTATCCAACAGGAGGCAAGATCTCCAATGCAGAAGTCAAGCGGTTGGCGCTAAAGAAGTCCAAGTTTCATGGCGAGTGGAATTACGAGATTTCCCCACGCAAGTTGGCAAATTAA
- a CDS encoding sigma 54-interacting transcriptional regulator yields the protein MYDLDYISGVTQLTYSARHMAFEHCSEAILLLDLQAERLEDLNVAASRLLGYTRQELLTLPTAEILGHPLPDLESFTRYALEHGSAWSDRFTCRRRDGEYLPVELSATHLRYEGRSLLVLTLRDPRRERFPQDEPRTEQAPRGGLIEWRDVLKLFQENERGNQLLLSAVGDGIYSIDSQGLATFVNPAAARMFGWGVEEMIGKNIHRIHHHSHADGGPYADEDCPIYQAVRDGLVHEGLQEVFWRRDGTAFPVEFTSTPVLADDRIIGAVVVFRDITERRNTEAQLQKALAELRTLKERLEEQNAYLQEEISTEHQYRDIVGRSAPILKIIQQIDVVAPTDANVLIHGESGTGKELIARAIHQASQRRDHPLIRVNCAAIPAELFESEFFGHLRGAFTGAVRDRIGRFELADGGTLFLDEIGEIPLELQSKLLRVLQEGQFERVGEERTRSVNVRIIAATNRDLRAEVAARRFREDLFFRLNVFPIHSPSLRERRSDIPLLAAHFIEHIGARLKLPGRRLSKGDITRLQGHDWPGNIRELQNVIERALITSRGKELNIDLPASGAQVHPEPAEPRKILTEAQIREFERDNLRAALEACGGKQFGKGGAAELLGIKPTTLASRLKKLGMLS from the coding sequence ATGTATGACCTCGATTACATCTCTGGCGTTACACAGCTCACGTACTCCGCCCGGCACATGGCCTTCGAACATTGCAGCGAGGCCATCCTGCTGCTCGATCTCCAGGCGGAGCGATTAGAAGATCTCAACGTCGCCGCCAGCCGTCTGCTCGGCTATACACGCCAGGAGTTGCTGACCCTGCCGACGGCGGAAATCCTCGGTCACCCACTGCCGGACCTGGAGTCCTTCACCCGATACGCCCTGGAGCACGGCAGCGCCTGGAGCGATCGCTTCACCTGCCGGCGGCGGGACGGTGAGTACCTGCCGGTGGAGCTCTCCGCGACCCATCTCCGATACGAGGGCCGGTCACTCCTGGTGCTGACGCTGCGTGACCCTCGCCGCGAACGCTTCCCCCAGGACGAGCCACGGACCGAGCAGGCCCCGCGCGGCGGACTCATCGAGTGGCGCGATGTCCTCAAGTTGTTCCAGGAAAACGAGCGGGGCAATCAGCTGCTGCTCAGCGCGGTGGGCGACGGCATCTACAGCATCGACAGCCAGGGCCTGGCCACGTTCGTCAACCCGGCCGCGGCGCGCATGTTCGGCTGGGGCGTGGAGGAGATGATTGGCAAGAACATCCACCGCATCCATCACCACAGCCACGCCGATGGCGGCCCCTATGCCGATGAGGATTGCCCCATCTACCAGGCCGTCCGCGACGGTCTGGTCCACGAGGGCCTCCAGGAGGTGTTCTGGCGCCGCGATGGCACGGCCTTTCCGGTGGAGTTCACCAGTACCCCGGTGCTCGCGGACGACCGGATCATCGGCGCGGTGGTGGTGTTCCGCGACATCACCGAGCGGCGCAACACCGAAGCGCAGCTCCAGAAGGCCCTGGCCGAGCTGCGGACACTCAAGGAGCGGCTGGAGGAGCAGAACGCCTATCTCCAGGAGGAGATCAGTACCGAGCACCAGTACCGCGATATCGTCGGCCGCAGCGCGCCGATCCTGAAGATCATCCAGCAGATCGACGTGGTGGCTCCCACCGATGCCAACGTCCTGATTCATGGCGAGTCCGGCACCGGCAAGGAGCTGATCGCCCGGGCCATCCATCAGGCCAGCCAGCGTCGCGACCATCCGCTGATCCGGGTGAACTGCGCGGCCATCCCCGCCGAGCTGTTCGAGAGCGAGTTCTTCGGGCATCTGCGCGGCGCCTTCACCGGGGCGGTACGCGACCGCATCGGCCGTTTCGAGCTGGCCGACGGCGGCACCCTGTTCCTCGACGAGATCGGCGAGATTCCCTTGGAGTTGCAGAGCAAGCTGCTGCGGGTGCTCCAGGAAGGCCAGTTCGAGCGGGTCGGCGAGGAACGAACCCGGAGCGTGAACGTGCGCATCATCGCCGCGACCAATCGAGACCTGCGCGCCGAGGTGGCGGCCAGGCGTTTCCGCGAGGACCTGTTCTTCCGCCTCAACGTCTTCCCCATCCACTCACCGAGCCTGCGCGAGCGCCGCTCGGACATTCCCCTGCTGGCGGCGCATTTCATCGAGCACATTGGCGCGCGGCTGAAACTGCCGGGGCGGCGGCTGAGCAAGGGCGACATCACGCGGCTGCAAGGCCACGACTGGCCAGGCAACATTCGCGAGTTGCAGAATGTCATCGAGCGGGCGTTGATCACCTCGCGGGGCAAGGAGCTGAACATCGACCTGCCCGCGAGTGGTGCCCAGGTCCACCCGGAACCCGCGGAGCCCCGGAAGATCCTCACCGAGGCGCAGATCCGCGAATTCGAACGCGACAACCTGCGCGCGGCGCTGGAGGCCTGTGGGGGCAAGCAGTTCGGAAAGGGGGGCGCCGCCGAGCTGCTGGGCATCAAGCCCACTACCCTGGCGTCACGCTTGAAGAAGCTGGGCATGCTGAGCTGA
- a CDS encoding MSMEG_0572/Sll0783 family nitrogen starvation response protein yields the protein MPSVDIAAYKDGDFLVDHEEKVFEDVKARPGEKALITFHTIAFEGSIGLVNMLQAKRLLRKGFDTKVLLYGPGVQLGVQRGFPTLGAEAFPGHMAVNNQLKAFMKEGGEVYACRFALQALYGQTEKALIEGIRPINPLDVMDLRLLMRREGALIIDTWTA from the coding sequence ATGCCAAGCGTAGATATTGCCGCCTATAAGGATGGTGACTTCCTCGTCGACCACGAGGAGAAGGTCTTCGAGGATGTCAAGGCCAGACCCGGCGAGAAGGCCTTGATCACCTTCCACACCATCGCCTTTGAAGGCTCCATCGGCCTGGTCAACATGCTCCAGGCCAAGCGCCTGTTGCGCAAGGGCTTCGACACCAAGGTGCTGCTGTACGGCCCCGGCGTGCAGCTGGGCGTGCAGCGGGGCTTTCCGACGCTGGGCGCGGAGGCCTTCCCGGGCCACATGGCGGTGAACAACCAGCTCAAGGCTTTCATGAAGGAAGGCGGCGAGGTGTATGCGTGCCGCTTCGCCCTGCAGGCGCTCTATGGCCAGACGGAGAAGGCGTTGATCGAGGGCATTCGCCCGATCAATCCGCTGGACGTGATGGATCTGCGCCTGCTGATGCGCCGCGAGGGCGCGCTGATCATCGACACCTGGACGGCCTGA